In Musa acuminata AAA Group cultivar baxijiao chromosome BXJ2-3, Cavendish_Baxijiao_AAA, whole genome shotgun sequence, the following proteins share a genomic window:
- the LOC135607462 gene encoding uncharacterized protein LOC135607462 isoform X1, with product MPGPMDGISNTFYFSRTGNSQKLEHKKHGFEAPRNSFDISIDKSEGYHCVSEDIRYSFQVKQHSSKMNHLPNGTSMKKLMHGPNLVARLMGIESIPSERSTKIPVKEHEVDRSRKAMEMSNKPMDNSSGLGTPCSSTSSRQTKTRRPQPREHPQEELLQRFKKDFLAWQASKLWEHPRSKKSHVLGDGKDRQAHAPKNLESKKSLKRTQLKEVVSPARRDVNGQGSSSRKTMKLGSRVNGPEHFPVAKVDRQHERTCSPTRIVILKPNCDRSDDNEESSLVASSDELEKEYSMDDFLEEVKERLRNETLNVKGRGNRMGTPLSERSSNPKQIARGIARHIRESVTKDRGTTLARSESTRSIRSDIQINTPDSPEFIRRDTRKFLSAKSKNILKDEILLGDSGAFSLIRDKAIPDQGKSVDYWKDKKAVIESIPRKREKSVAQRNLIRSFSAPVSGTAFGKLLSEDQHITGAQIRRKHEASEHNLSELRNQRKDGLDLKGRVSNLKHSFNLKGKLFGKKTELIKEQPAASGFNTVKETPTAPPAVTSAGITQENSTEVPPSPASVSSGSPDEFCRQDSPSPVSPLEVMEYHTTACISEALSSDAPARISLPDPHLSEQAEHGGSEMAATEQPHNQETTVSADQASSKSGAVTRPISHQVFEEEEEAYGKYWKSSIVHNDDIAVRHKLLFDLVNEALQSVLGPQIHCSMFKRRSPGQAASPQAKSLLLDLWNQIQVYMSPPLHESDVNSVVVEEVKMTTWPSMLHEDVDVVGRQIERVVLRDLIDDIVQAMIALPSMRPAGCL from the exons ATGCCAGGCCCCATGGATGGAATATCAAACACTTTTTATTTCAGCAGAACTGGGAATTCTCAGAAATTGGAGCATAAGAAACATG GTTTTGAAGCTCCTCGGAACAGCTTCGATATTTCCATCGACAAATCTGAAGGTTATCACTGTGTCTCTGAAGATATTCGG TATTCTTTTCAGGTGAAGCAGCACTCCTCCAAAATGAACCATCTTCCCAATGGAACCTCAATGAAGAAGTTGATGCATGGACCAAATCTGGTTGCCCGTCTGATGGGAATAGAATCGATACCATCCGAACGAAGTACCAAGATTCCTGTCAAGGAACATGAAGTAGATAGatcaagaaaagcaatggagatgAGTAATAAGCCTATGGATAACAGTTCAGGTCTCGGAACTCCATGTAGCTCTACTTCCTCCAGACAAACAAAGACAAGAAGACCACAACCACGCGAACATCCACAGGAAGAGCTGCTGCAGAGGTTCAAGAAGGACTTCCTGGCGTGGCAGGCTTCAAAGTTATGGGAGCATCCAAGGTCAAAGAAGAGTCACGTTCTTGGAGATGGGAAGGATCGCCAAGCCCATGCACCAAAGAATCTGGAGAGCAAGAAAAGCTTGAAGCGTACACAACTCAAAGAGGTGGTTTCACCAGCTAGACGGGATGTGAATGGACAAGGATCCAGCAGCAGAAAGACTATGAAGCTTGGGAGCAGAGTTAATGGTCCTGAACACTTTCCAGTTGCTAAGGTTGATAGGCAACACGAACGAACTTGTTCGCCGACACGAATAGTGATTCTGAAGCCTAATTGTGATAGAAGTGATGATAATGAAGAGTCATCGTTAGTTGCCTCATCTGATGAGTTAGAGAAGGAATATAGTATGGACGATTTCCTCGAAGAGGTGAAGGAAAGGCTCAGAAATGAGACTCTCAATGTTAAAGGTAGAGGAAACAGAATGGGGACTCCGTTGAGTGAAAGGTCAAGTAATCCAAAGCAAATTGCTCGTGGCATAGCAAGACATATACGAGAGAGCGTGACCAAGGACAGGGGGACGACTCTGGCACGATCTGAGTCAACCAGATCGATTAGGAGTGACATCCAGATCAATACGCCCGATTCACCAGAGTTCATCAGAAGAGACACAAGAAAGTTCCTGTCGGCGAAATCGAAGAACATCCTGAAAGATGAGATTCTCCTTGGAGACTCAGGTGCTTTCTCCTTGATCAGAGACAAGGCAATACCAGATCAAGGGAAAAGTGTGGACTACTGGAAAGATAAGAAAGCTGTGATCGAATCAAttccaagaaagagagagaaaagtgTGGCACAACGAAACCTCATCAGATCATTTTCTGCACCTGTGTCCGGAACAGCCTTTGGGAAGCTGCTTTCGGAGGACCAGCATATAACTGGAGCTCAGATCCGCAGGAAGCATGAAGCATCTGAACATAACCTTTCAGAACTCAGAAACCAAAGAAAGGATGGCCTCGACCTGAAAGGTAGAGTTTCTAATCTAAAACATAGCTTCAATCTTAAAGGTAAGTTATTCGGGAAGAAGACAGAGCTGATCAAGGAACAACCAGCTGCGAGTGGATTCAACACAGTGAAGGAAACACCAACTGCACCGCCTGCTGTCACCAGCGCTGGCATCACACAG GAGAACTCCACAGAGGTGCCACCGAGTCCTGCATCAGTGTCCAGCGGTTCTCCTGACGAGTTCTGCAGGCAAGATAGCCCGAGTCCTGTATCACCGCTGGAGGTCATGGAGTACCACACGACAGCTTGTATCTCTGAAGCGCTGAGCTCCGATGCTCCAG CTCGTATCTCTTTGCCAGATCCACATCTGTCGGAACAAGCTGAGCATGGTGGATCCGAAATGGCAGCCACGGAGCAGCCTCACAACCAAGAGACGACTGTCTCTGCCGATCAAGCAAGCTCAAAGTCGGGCGCAGTAACGCGGCCAATCTCACACCAGGTcttcgaagaagaggaagaagcataCGGCAAATACTGGAAGTCCTCTATCGTCCACAACGATGACATAGCTGTACGACACAAGCTGCTGTTTGACTTGGTGAACGAGGCTCTGCAAAGTGTACTGGGACCTCAGATACATTGCTCCATGTTCAAGAGGCGGAGTCCAGGCCAAGCTGCATCACCACAAGCAAAAAGCTTGTTACTTGACTTGTGGAACCAAATCCAGGTATACATGAGTCCCCCTCTACATGAGTCCGACGTAAATAGCGTGGTGGTTGAGGAGGTGAAGATGACGACTTGGCCAAGCATGCTGCATGAGGACGTTGACGTCGTAGGAAGACAGATTGAGCGGGTCGTGCTGCGGGACTTAATAGATGACATTGTACAGGCAATGATTGCTTTGCCGAGCATGCGACCCGCTGGATGCCTGTAA
- the LOC135607461 gene encoding F-box protein SKIP23-like → MSPPPPLLRKEAAPDWAALPPELLALVAERLRHSVDYVRFRSVCSRWRAAARRIPFPPLLALPFDPDAAALPFFDPSEIASSAAVHSLPLPEARHQALLGSSRGWLFLIDEAGSVSLLNPFTRARFCLPPVTESLARASSLSVSKVRDRWVLDHRNGKHPVTLYHMRSTFISEATLSSSPSEGDECAVIIVAVLASSTKLAFCRIGDREWTLFNTALHNFVSSVAYCDGRFYAVDAFGEVCVCDVGISTRATYISSLMVPPERDSFRIMGLKKELLLVAHYMDGDFPHFKHHYEIYRTDIKRRMKWYHVDTIGGRTVFLSVHFNSNAIGGAFYGCKSNAMYFSEPIRGGREPSRSQIHKMAVMDVTNGCLEVISCNCNVQFSREVFWFTPCLY, encoded by the coding sequence atgtcgcctcctcctccccttctccgcAAAGAAGCGGCTCCCGATTGGGCCGCGCTACCTCCCGAGCTCCTTGCCCTCGTCGCCGAACGCCTCCGTCACAGCGTCGACTATGTTCGATTCCGTTCCGTCTGTTCCCGCTGGCGCGCCGCCGCTCGGCGCATCCCCTTTCCGCCTCTCCTTGCCTTACCCTTCGACCCTGACGCCGCTGCCCTCCCCTTCTTCGATCCCTCCGAGATCGCCTCATCCGCCGCGGTCCACTCGCTCCCCCTCCCCGAGGCCCGCCATCAGGCTCTCCTCGGCTCCTCCCGCGGCTGGCTTTTCTTGATCGACGAGGCTGGCTCCGTCTCCCTTCTAAATCCCTTCACCCGCGCCAGGTTCTGCCTCCCGCCGGTCACCGAGAGTCTCGCCCGCGCCTCCAGCTTGAGCGTCTCCAAAGTCCGCGACCGCTGGGTGCTCGACCACAGAAACGGCAAGCACCCCGTCACGCTGTACCACATGCGGAGCACTTTCATTTCGGAGGCGACCCTCTCCTCCTCTCCGAGCGAGGGAGACGAATGCGCCGTCATCATCGTGGCTGTTCTCGCTTCCTCCACTAAACTTGCTTTCTGCCGGATCGGAGACCGTGAGTGGACTCTCTTCAATACCGCCCTGCATAACTTTGTCAGCTCCGTTGCATACTGTGATGGTCGGTTCTATGCCGTGGACGCATTTGGAGAAGTTTGCGTCTGCGATGTCGGTATTTCCACACGCGCAACTTATATTTCGTCGCTGATGGTGCCTCCTGAACGTGACAGCTTCAGAATTAtggggttgaagaaggaactgctgCTGGTTGCTCATTACATGGACGGAGATTTCCCACATTTCAAGCATCATTACGAGATTTATAGGACTGATATTAAACGAAGGATGAAGTGGTACCATGTGGATACCATCGGTGGTAGGACAGTGTTCTTGTCTGTCCATTTCAACTCAAATGCCATTGGAGGTGCATTCTATGGATGCAAAAGCAACGCCATGTATTTCTCCGAGCCTATTCGTGGTGGCCGTGAACCTTCCAGGTCTCAGATTCACAAGATGGCAGTAATGGATGTAACGAATGGGTGTTTGGAGGTGATATCATGTAATTGTAACGTGCAATTCTCAAGAGAGGTTTTCTGGTTTACTCCTTGTCTCTACTGA
- the LOC103978297 gene encoding uncharacterized protein LOC103978297 — MESFDVNTHLPPRKRLLAELKRENSDFDFLPPVPFVSGDLGARLRDVVNSPSSTPEEIIEVSKSVALAAADAAAAARNIAIEKEAAAAKAKAAAKSALLFLDSITTSRRSRKGCLTKAKGRKKQIPTELLDKTGHPSGSQETDEELARKLHRAMNSSPRISNNKQKNIHNFGKEVLYDGGAVCNLKSPTLQEENTTMGNKCFKDASGEKIVVCSEADISEREDEESNYCMEKQQKVSKFRVTAGGRKVKIKQKKLLLNQYDVRDQAELNKLPSYANCHSFMRKSKLDSSESYMSSDDAKPSNYGAVSMKITSAWKPKKINVSQSSSDSKILQALC; from the coding sequence ATGGAATCGTTCGATGTTAACACCCATCTGCCTCCTCGGAAACGCCTGCTTGCGGAACTGAAGAGGGAGAATTCCGATTTTGATTTCTTGCCCCCGGTGCCTTTCGTTTCTGGTGATCTTGGTGCCCGGCTTCGTGATGTTGTTAATTCTCCTAGTTCGACTCCAGAAGAGATTATTGAGGTTTCAAAGTCTGTAGCTTTGGCTGCCGCTGATGCTGCAGCGGCAGCAAGAAACATTGCAATCGAGAAAGAAGCTGCAGCTGCAAAGGCCAAAGCTGCTGCCAAGAGTGCACTACTGTTTCTGGACTCCATCACGACGAGTAGAAGATCCAGAAAGGGATGCTTGACCAAAGCCAAAGGGAGAAAGAAACAAATTCCCACAGAGCTTTTGGATAAGACTGGCCATCCTTCAGGGTCCCAGGAAACGGATGAGGAACTAGCCAGGAAATTGCATCGTGCGATGAATAGCTCACCTAGAATCtcaaataataagcaaaagaacATTCACAATTTTGGGAAAGAAGTTCTTTATGATGGTGGTGCTGTCTGTAACTTAAAATCACCTACTTTGCAAGAGGAGAACACTACGATGGGTAATAAATGTTTTAAAGATGCATCAGGAGAGAAGATTGTAGTTTGTTCTGAAGCTGACATTTCTGAAAGAGAGGATGAGGAATCCAATTACTGCATGGAGAAGCAACAAAAGGTGTCTAAGTTTAGAGTGACCGCAGGTGGTAGAAAAGTGAAAATTAAACAAAAGAAGTTGCTTTTGAATCAATATGATGTTAGAGACCAAGCAGAGCTAAACAAATTGCCATCCTATGCAAATTGTCATTCTTTCATGAGAAAATCAAAGTTGGACTCTTCAGAAAGTTATATGTCTTCAGATGATGCGAAGCCTTCTAATTATGGTGCCGTGTCAATGAAGATCACATCAGCATGGAAACCCAAGAAGATTAATGTGTCACAGTCTTCTTCTGATAGCAAGATTTTGCAAGCCTTGTGTTAA
- the LOC135607462 gene encoding uncharacterized protein LOC135607462 isoform X2 has product MPGPMDGISNTFYFSRTGNSQKLEHKKHGFEAPRNSFDISIDKSEGYHCVSEDIRYSFQVKQHSSKMNHLPNGTSMKKLMHGPNLVARLMGIESIPSERSTKIPVKEHEVDRSRKAMEMSNKPMDNSSGLGTPCSSTSSRQTKTRRPQPREHPQEELLQRFKKDFLAWQASKLWEHPRSKKSHVLGDGKDRQAHAPKNLESKKSLKRTQLKEVVSPARRDVNGQGSSSRKTMKLGSRVNGPEHFPVAKVDRQHERTCSPTRIVILKPNCDRSDDNEESSLVASSDELEKEYSMDDFLEEVKERLRNETLNVKGRGNRMGTPLSERSSNPKQIARGIARHIRESVTKDRGTTLARSESTRSIRSDIQINTPDSPEFIRRDTRKFLSAKSKNILKDEILLGDSGAFSLIRDKAIPDQGKSVDYWKDKKAVIESIPRKREKSVAQRNLIRSFSAPVSGTAFGKLLSEDQHITGAQIRRKHEASEHNLSELRNQRKDGLDLKGRVSNLKHSFNLKGKLFGKKTELIKEQPAASGFNTVKETPTAPPAVTSAGITQENSTEVPPSPASVSSGSPDEFCRQDSPSPVSPLEVMEYHTTACISEALSSDAPDPHLSEQAEHGGSEMAATEQPHNQETTVSADQASSKSGAVTRPISHQVFEEEEEAYGKYWKSSIVHNDDIAVRHKLLFDLVNEALQSVLGPQIHCSMFKRRSPGQAASPQAKSLLLDLWNQIQVYMSPPLHESDVNSVVVEEVKMTTWPSMLHEDVDVVGRQIERVVLRDLIDDIVQAMIALPSMRPAGCL; this is encoded by the exons ATGCCAGGCCCCATGGATGGAATATCAAACACTTTTTATTTCAGCAGAACTGGGAATTCTCAGAAATTGGAGCATAAGAAACATG GTTTTGAAGCTCCTCGGAACAGCTTCGATATTTCCATCGACAAATCTGAAGGTTATCACTGTGTCTCTGAAGATATTCGG TATTCTTTTCAGGTGAAGCAGCACTCCTCCAAAATGAACCATCTTCCCAATGGAACCTCAATGAAGAAGTTGATGCATGGACCAAATCTGGTTGCCCGTCTGATGGGAATAGAATCGATACCATCCGAACGAAGTACCAAGATTCCTGTCAAGGAACATGAAGTAGATAGatcaagaaaagcaatggagatgAGTAATAAGCCTATGGATAACAGTTCAGGTCTCGGAACTCCATGTAGCTCTACTTCCTCCAGACAAACAAAGACAAGAAGACCACAACCACGCGAACATCCACAGGAAGAGCTGCTGCAGAGGTTCAAGAAGGACTTCCTGGCGTGGCAGGCTTCAAAGTTATGGGAGCATCCAAGGTCAAAGAAGAGTCACGTTCTTGGAGATGGGAAGGATCGCCAAGCCCATGCACCAAAGAATCTGGAGAGCAAGAAAAGCTTGAAGCGTACACAACTCAAAGAGGTGGTTTCACCAGCTAGACGGGATGTGAATGGACAAGGATCCAGCAGCAGAAAGACTATGAAGCTTGGGAGCAGAGTTAATGGTCCTGAACACTTTCCAGTTGCTAAGGTTGATAGGCAACACGAACGAACTTGTTCGCCGACACGAATAGTGATTCTGAAGCCTAATTGTGATAGAAGTGATGATAATGAAGAGTCATCGTTAGTTGCCTCATCTGATGAGTTAGAGAAGGAATATAGTATGGACGATTTCCTCGAAGAGGTGAAGGAAAGGCTCAGAAATGAGACTCTCAATGTTAAAGGTAGAGGAAACAGAATGGGGACTCCGTTGAGTGAAAGGTCAAGTAATCCAAAGCAAATTGCTCGTGGCATAGCAAGACATATACGAGAGAGCGTGACCAAGGACAGGGGGACGACTCTGGCACGATCTGAGTCAACCAGATCGATTAGGAGTGACATCCAGATCAATACGCCCGATTCACCAGAGTTCATCAGAAGAGACACAAGAAAGTTCCTGTCGGCGAAATCGAAGAACATCCTGAAAGATGAGATTCTCCTTGGAGACTCAGGTGCTTTCTCCTTGATCAGAGACAAGGCAATACCAGATCAAGGGAAAAGTGTGGACTACTGGAAAGATAAGAAAGCTGTGATCGAATCAAttccaagaaagagagagaaaagtgTGGCACAACGAAACCTCATCAGATCATTTTCTGCACCTGTGTCCGGAACAGCCTTTGGGAAGCTGCTTTCGGAGGACCAGCATATAACTGGAGCTCAGATCCGCAGGAAGCATGAAGCATCTGAACATAACCTTTCAGAACTCAGAAACCAAAGAAAGGATGGCCTCGACCTGAAAGGTAGAGTTTCTAATCTAAAACATAGCTTCAATCTTAAAGGTAAGTTATTCGGGAAGAAGACAGAGCTGATCAAGGAACAACCAGCTGCGAGTGGATTCAACACAGTGAAGGAAACACCAACTGCACCGCCTGCTGTCACCAGCGCTGGCATCACACAG GAGAACTCCACAGAGGTGCCACCGAGTCCTGCATCAGTGTCCAGCGGTTCTCCTGACGAGTTCTGCAGGCAAGATAGCCCGAGTCCTGTATCACCGCTGGAGGTCATGGAGTACCACACGACAGCTTGTATCTCTGAAGCGCTGAGCTCCGATGCTCCAG ATCCACATCTGTCGGAACAAGCTGAGCATGGTGGATCCGAAATGGCAGCCACGGAGCAGCCTCACAACCAAGAGACGACTGTCTCTGCCGATCAAGCAAGCTCAAAGTCGGGCGCAGTAACGCGGCCAATCTCACACCAGGTcttcgaagaagaggaagaagcataCGGCAAATACTGGAAGTCCTCTATCGTCCACAACGATGACATAGCTGTACGACACAAGCTGCTGTTTGACTTGGTGAACGAGGCTCTGCAAAGTGTACTGGGACCTCAGATACATTGCTCCATGTTCAAGAGGCGGAGTCCAGGCCAAGCTGCATCACCACAAGCAAAAAGCTTGTTACTTGACTTGTGGAACCAAATCCAGGTATACATGAGTCCCCCTCTACATGAGTCCGACGTAAATAGCGTGGTGGTTGAGGAGGTGAAGATGACGACTTGGCCAAGCATGCTGCATGAGGACGTTGACGTCGTAGGAAGACAGATTGAGCGGGTCGTGCTGCGGGACTTAATAGATGACATTGTACAGGCAATGATTGCTTTGCCGAGCATGCGACCCGCTGGATGCCTGTAA
- the LOC103978299 gene encoding WUSCHEL-related homeobox 8 isoform X2, with the protein MLKAGILMEETPRMQWEKPSDGGGDDERNDDVREGRRRGVGEAGAEGEGVGEGILCVKVMTDEQMEVLRRQIAVYSTICEKLVEMHKAITAHHDSLAALGMRVGGIYNDPLMASGNNKITGRQRWTPTTVQLQILEAMFNQDNGMPSKQKIKEITIELSQHGQISESNVTNWFQNRKARSKRKQMAALPSNTESETLNEKKPKPNQNHHDDLPISIDNNPIRDMQINTEIHSLEWEPNQAHGIHLSNDSSKASSGYDHLMEKFDVRYFSPYHAEESYDIMG; encoded by the exons ATGCTGAAAGCCGGGATCTTGATGgaggagacgccaagaatgcagtGGGAAAAGCCTTCTGACGGTGGTGGTGATGATGAGAGGAACGATGATGTAAGGGAAGGGAGACGAAGAGGAGTAGGAGAAGCGGGAGCTGAAGGGGAAGGGGTTGGAGAAGGGATTCTCTGCGTGAAGGTGATGACGGACGAGCAGATGGAGGTCCTCCGCCGTCAGATTGCTGTCTATTCCACCATATGCGAGAAGCTTGTCGAGATGCACAAGGCCATCACTGCCCATCACGACTCCCTCGCAG CTTTAGGAATGAGGGTGGGAGGCATCTACAATGATCCCCTGATGGCATCTGGCAACAACAAAATTACTGGTAGACAACGGTGGACTCCAACGACTGTGCAGCTACAAATTCTTGAGGCTATGTTTAATCAAGACAACGGGATGCCAAGCAAGCAAAAGATAAAGGAGATAACTATTGAGCTCTCACAACATGGTCAGATCTCCGAATCTAATGTCACTAACTGGTTTCAGAATAGGAAGGCACGATCAAAGCGAAAGCAGATGGCTGCATTGCCAAGTAATACTGAATCTGAAACCCTGAACGAAAAGAAACCCAAGCCCAACCAAAACCATCATGATGATCTACCTATCAGCATTGACAATAATCCCATTCGTGATATGCAAATAAACACTGAAATCCATTCATTAGAATGGGAGCCAAATCAAGCACATGGCATACACTTGTCAAATGACAGTTCAAAGGCTTCCAGCG GATATGACCACTTGATGGAGAAGTTTGACGTTCGATATTTTAGCCCTTACCATGCAGAAGAAAGCTATGACATCATGGGTTGA
- the LOC103978299 gene encoding WUSCHEL-related homeobox 8 isoform X1: protein MLKAGILMEETPRMQWEKPSDGGGDDERNDDVREGRRRGVGEAGAEGEGVGEGILCVKVMTDEQMEVLRRQIAVYSTICEKLVEMHKAITAHHDSLAALGMRVGGIYNDPLMASGNNKITGRQRWTPTTVQLQILEAMFNQDNGMPSKQKIKEITIELSQHGQISESNVTNWFQNRKARSKRKQMAALPSNTESETLNEKKPKPNQNHHDDLPISIDNNPIRDMQINTEIHSLEWEPNQAHGIHLSNDSSKASSGSGHTTFYDNILSTPRYDHLMEKFDVRYFSPYHAEESYDIMG from the exons ATGCTGAAAGCCGGGATCTTGATGgaggagacgccaagaatgcagtGGGAAAAGCCTTCTGACGGTGGTGGTGATGATGAGAGGAACGATGATGTAAGGGAAGGGAGACGAAGAGGAGTAGGAGAAGCGGGAGCTGAAGGGGAAGGGGTTGGAGAAGGGATTCTCTGCGTGAAGGTGATGACGGACGAGCAGATGGAGGTCCTCCGCCGTCAGATTGCTGTCTATTCCACCATATGCGAGAAGCTTGTCGAGATGCACAAGGCCATCACTGCCCATCACGACTCCCTCGCAG CTTTAGGAATGAGGGTGGGAGGCATCTACAATGATCCCCTGATGGCATCTGGCAACAACAAAATTACTGGTAGACAACGGTGGACTCCAACGACTGTGCAGCTACAAATTCTTGAGGCTATGTTTAATCAAGACAACGGGATGCCAAGCAAGCAAAAGATAAAGGAGATAACTATTGAGCTCTCACAACATGGTCAGATCTCCGAATCTAATGTCACTAACTGGTTTCAGAATAGGAAGGCACGATCAAAGCGAAAGCAGATGGCTGCATTGCCAAGTAATACTGAATCTGAAACCCTGAACGAAAAGAAACCCAAGCCCAACCAAAACCATCATGATGATCTACCTATCAGCATTGACAATAATCCCATTCGTGATATGCAAATAAACACTGAAATCCATTCATTAGAATGGGAGCCAAATCAAGCACATGGCATACACTTGTCAAATGACAGTTCAAAGGCTTCCAGCGGTTCGGGCCACACGACCTTCTATGATAACATTTTATCCACCCCTA GATATGACCACTTGATGGAGAAGTTTGACGTTCGATATTTTAGCCCTTACCATGCAGAAGAAAGCTATGACATCATGGGTTGA
- the LOC135583635 gene encoding uncharacterized protein At5g43822-like: protein METMVRKLQQKYKKAREDMEKWDELQSRLLSLFKSATSIINRLQVLAEAKNYGVLRSISGIREALLGKQMETLEMIFRSMRETMKEFRGIVLSLEKIARDAWQLVKGGSAQTSKQMKVQIGLWPNITYCLGGLRSIYEMHQSEYILKLSVVSSLTWKCSPTDAAAFGQLLVDQPNIPKDEVQAIYDIIFAEEIC from the exons ATGGAGACAATGGTGAGGAAACTTCAACAGAAGTACAAAAAGGCAAGGGAGGATATGGAAAAGTGGGATGAGCTCCAATCCCGATTGCTCTCACTCTTCAAGAGTGCCACATCCATCATCAATAGACTGCAG GTGCTTGCAGAGGCTAAAAATTATGGTGTGTTGAGGAGCATATCTGGCATTAGAGAAGCACTTTTGGGGAAGCAAATGGAAACCCTGGAAATGATCTTTCGTTCCATGAGAGAAACAAT GAAAGAGTTTCGTGGCATTGTCTTGTCTCTTGAGAAGATTGCAAGGGATGCGTGGCAACTGGTGAAAGGAGGATCAGCCCAAACTTCTAAGCAGATGAAAGTGCAGATTGGACTCTGGCCAAATATTACATATTGCTTAGGTGGGCTTAGGTCAATTTATGAGATGCACCAATCTGA GTATATTCTTAAATTATCAGTGGTATCCTCCTTGACATGGAAGTGTAG TCCCACTGATGCTGCTGCATTTGGTCAGCTTTTGGTGGATCAGCCCAATATCCCAAAAGATGAAG TGCAAGCTATCTATGACATAATATTTGCCGAGGAGATCTGCTGA